A DNA window from Deinococcus multiflagellatus contains the following coding sequences:
- a CDS encoding PASTA domain-containing protein, whose amino-acid sequence MTAQGGKVIDGKYEVLRELAVQGPVTLSEVRAAEGVTRQVAWFTVASPADRQAFHTYRAALRALAPAGLTDVVARPGAYYAVWQPVAGQPLEAALAQKGRAQELVEGVQALATALAAQGYALDDATVVVDGTEARVAYLTPLATPRTPEDISARNARTLAPLKGVKVKRPREPGGWLTFVPGLLLLGGAVYLGAQAVQIYLNPPVREVLGVTGQEARAAAKVLVGAGFRVNFVEGQAGGRAIGSIIRQEPPAGTNLPVGRLVTLTINNPPAIEVPRLEEMNLAQARDALKDRAMAVGKVVKVDGTLTSTPEGRIVAQLPEAGSSAQQGQPVQLMVSTGIQGKDTFLPNVGGMTFEQAREYARAAGLVVTTVVPQPSDAREGTVLEQSPAPFARVKVGSPVKLTVAAPRYSAPSRPAGSLPLPPAPLPEEPVTPAEPEPAPGEDTAPQDVTPTPTPQEIPAEPAPAPRTVRFAYTFPSDLPEGTYTLVVRDDTGERPLDFQYDAAGLAGQSASATVTVTGDAVFVVQRDGQDYLTVTPGSP is encoded by the coding sequence ATGACGGCTCAAGGCGGCAAGGTCATTGATGGAAAATACGAGGTCCTGCGCGAATTGGCCGTGCAGGGGCCGGTCACGCTGTCTGAGGTGCGCGCCGCCGAGGGGGTCACCCGGCAGGTGGCGTGGTTCACGGTGGCCTCGCCCGCCGACCGCCAGGCGTTTCACACCTACCGCGCCGCCCTGCGCGCCCTGGCCCCGGCCGGGCTGACCGATGTGGTGGCGCGGCCCGGGGCCTACTACGCGGTGTGGCAACCCGTGGCCGGGCAACCGCTGGAAGCGGCGCTGGCCCAGAAAGGTCGGGCGCAGGAACTGGTGGAGGGGGTGCAGGCGCTGGCCACCGCACTGGCCGCGCAGGGCTACGCCCTGGATGACGCCACGGTGGTCGTGGACGGCACAGAGGCGCGCGTGGCCTACCTGACCCCGCTGGCCACCCCGCGCACCCCCGAGGACATCTCGGCGCGCAATGCCCGCACCCTGGCCCCGCTGAAGGGCGTGAAGGTGAAGCGCCCGCGTGAACCGGGCGGCTGGCTCACCTTTGTGCCGGGCCTGCTGCTGCTGGGCGGGGCCGTGTATCTGGGCGCGCAGGCCGTCCAGATTTACCTCAACCCCCCCGTGCGCGAGGTGCTGGGCGTCACGGGCCAGGAGGCGCGGGCGGCGGCCAAGGTGCTTGTGGGGGCGGGTTTCCGCGTGAACTTCGTTGAGGGGCAAGCCGGGGGGCGGGCCATCGGCTCGATCATCCGGCAAGAGCCCCCGGCGGGCACCAACCTGCCGGTGGGGCGCCTCGTGACCCTGACGATCAATAACCCGCCGGCCATTGAAGTGCCGCGCCTGGAAGAAATGAATCTGGCCCAGGCGCGCGACGCCCTGAAAGACCGCGCCATGGCGGTGGGCAAGGTGGTCAAGGTGGACGGCACCCTGACCAGCACCCCCGAAGGCCGCATCGTGGCGCAGCTGCCCGAAGCGGGGTCCAGTGCCCAGCAGGGCCAGCCGGTGCAGCTGATGGTGAGCACCGGCATTCAGGGCAAGGACACCTTCTTGCCCAACGTGGGCGGCATGACCTTCGAGCAGGCGCGCGAATACGCCCGGGCCGCCGGGCTGGTGGTCACCACCGTGGTGCCGCAGCCCAGCGACGCCCGCGAAGGCACCGTGCTGGAACAGTCGCCCGCACCTTTTGCGCGGGTCAAGGTGGGCAGCCCGGTCAAGCTGACGGTGGCGGCGCCGCGCTACAGCGCCCCCAGCCGCCCGGCCGGCAGCCTGCCCCTGCCGCCGGCCCCACTGCCTGAGGAACCTGTGACGCCTGCCGAACCCGAACCCGCCCCCGGCGAGGACACGGCGCCGCAAGACGTGACACCCACCCCCACGCCGCAGGAGATTCCGGCAGAGCCCGCCCCCGCCCCCCGCACGGTGCGCTTTGCCTACACCTTCCCCAGCGACCTGCCGGAAGGCACCTACACGCTGGTGGTGCGCGACGATACGGGTGAGCGCCCCCTGGACTTCCAGTACGACGCCGCCGGCCTTGCCGGGCAGTCGGCCAGCGCCACGGTGACGGTGACGGGCGACGCGGTGTTCGTGGTGCAGCGCGACGGCCAGGATTACCTGACCGTCACGCCGGGCAGCCCATGA
- a CDS encoding AzlD domain-containing protein codes for MSAWAVILLMWAVTYPPRLLGLLLGRVQLPPFWQAFLRFVPVSVFAALIVPEVLGSPEWARRLLGVGTAGLLYARGVGLAPGLLVGFGAYWAARLAGL; via the coding sequence ATGAGCGCCTGGGCCGTCATCCTGCTGATGTGGGCCGTGACCTACCCGCCGCGCCTGCTGGGCCTCCTGCTGGGCCGCGTGCAGTTGCCGCCGTTCTGGCAGGCCTTCCTGCGCTTTGTGCCGGTCAGCGTATTTGCCGCGCTGATCGTGCCCGAGGTGCTGGGCAGTCCCGAGTGGGCGCGGCGACTCCTCGGCGTGGGCACAGCGGGGCTGCTGTATGCGCGCGGGGTGGGGCTGGCCCCGGGGCTGCTGGTGGGCTTCGGGGCCTACTGGGCCGCGCGACTGGCCGGGCTGTAA
- a CDS encoding AzlC family ABC transporter permease, translating into MSAFWQGFRLLLPLWPGMIPFAVAYAVTARGAGLSLWDTCLMSLTVFAGASQFAAAGQFVGGQLPLAPALALVGTTFLLNVRHLLYGLSLSRTLPLRGAQRAVAAQFLTDEAFGMVTVAGQRGAALGFAFLLGAELSLYVVWNASTLLGALAGQVLPSPAALGVGVIFPLAFLGLLVPLLGSRHAGVVALAAGLGAWALSGRVPGGVLILAVGVGGALLGAWLTTRRANGAAA; encoded by the coding sequence ATGAGCGCGTTCTGGCAGGGGTTTCGCCTTCTTCTTCCGCTGTGGCCGGGGATGATTCCCTTTGCAGTGGCCTACGCCGTCACGGCGCGCGGCGCGGGCCTGAGTCTGTGGGACACCTGCCTCATGAGCCTGACCGTGTTTGCCGGGGCCAGCCAGTTTGCGGCGGCCGGGCAGTTCGTGGGGGGCCAGTTGCCGCTGGCGCCCGCCCTGGCACTGGTAGGCACCACCTTTTTGCTGAATGTGCGGCACCTGCTGTACGGCCTGAGCCTGTCACGCACCTTGCCCCTGCGCGGGGCCCAGCGCGCTGTGGCTGCCCAGTTCCTGACCGATGAAGCGTTCGGCATGGTCACGGTGGCGGGCCAGCGGGGCGCCGCGCTGGGGTTTGCCTTCCTGCTGGGCGCCGAGCTGAGCCTGTACGTGGTCTGGAACGCCTCGACGCTGCTGGGCGCACTGGCCGGGCAGGTCCTGCCCTCGCCGGCCGCGCTGGGGGTGGGCGTGATTTTCCCGCTGGCCTTTCTGGGGCTGCTGGTGCCGCTGCTGGGCAGCCGACACGCGGGCGTGGTGGCGCTGGCCGCTGGGCTGGGGGCCTGGGCGCTCTCGGGGCGGGTGCCAGGGGGCGTGCTGATTCTGGCGGTGGGGGTGGGCGGCGCGCTGCTGGGGGCGTGGCTGACCACCCGCCGCGCGAACGGGGCCGCCGCATGA
- a CDS encoding AraC family transcriptional regulator has protein sequence MTTPREHAEFLRPAGLVGVEVLRAHFITHAYLPHAHDTLAVALIDQGAERYRYRGEALVATAGQVAVVVPGEVHTGAAATPEGWRYRVAYLDAAWLPPEVYTHGFRAPVLSDPELRAAWQTAHAALTAPGATPLGRETLLRGALDLLLTRWGGANWRPPRADPAAVRDTRAYLDAHPETNLNLSALAARVGLSPSHLSRSFREVVGAPPHAYLLGVRAARARDLLRAGQAISDVALDLGFADQAHLTRVFRRVMGVPPGAYLRAPRHSSIVQDSDPGRR, from the coding sequence ATGACCACCCCCAGAGAGCACGCCGAATTTCTGCGGCCCGCTGGCCTCGTGGGCGTGGAGGTGCTGCGGGCGCACTTCATCACCCACGCGTACCTGCCGCACGCCCACGACACGCTGGCCGTGGCCCTGATCGATCAGGGCGCCGAGCGGTACCGCTACCGGGGCGAGGCGCTGGTCGCCACCGCCGGACAGGTGGCGGTGGTAGTGCCCGGCGAGGTGCATACCGGCGCAGCCGCCACCCCCGAAGGCTGGCGCTACCGCGTGGCCTACCTGGACGCCGCGTGGCTGCCGCCCGAGGTATACACCCACGGCTTTCGCGCCCCCGTGCTCAGCGACCCCGAACTTCGGGCCGCGTGGCAGACCGCCCACGCGGCCCTGACTGCCCCTGGCGCCACGCCCCTGGGCCGCGAAACGCTGCTGCGCGGGGCCCTGGACCTGCTGCTGACGCGCTGGGGTGGAGCCAACTGGCGGCCCCCGCGCGCCGATCCTGCCGCCGTGCGCGACACCCGCGCCTATCTGGACGCCCACCCGGAAACCAATCTGAACCTCTCGGCGCTGGCCGCGCGGGTGGGCCTGAGCCCCTCGCACCTGTCGCGGTCCTTCCGCGAGGTGGTGGGCGCGCCGCCCCACGCCTACCTGCTGGGGGTCCGGGCCGCGCGGGCCCGCGACCTGCTGCGCGCCGGGCAGGCGATCAGCGACGTTGCCCTTGACCTGGGATTTGCCGATCAGGCGCACCTGACCCGGGTATTTCGCCGCGTGATGGGGGTGCCCCCTGGGGCCTACCTGCGCGCGCCGCGCCACAGCAGCATTGTTCAAGACAGCGACCCTGGCAGGCGATAG
- a CDS encoding MerR family transcriptional regulator — MGEVSGLTRISVRTLHHYDEIGLLRPSERSEGNYRLYTPADLARLRAALTYRQLGFPLAEVTRLLDAPPAEQRRALETQLLLLQEGQRRTQATIDAVQAMLNAPGAPMSNEDVKAVFDGFDPEQYEPEVQARWGETDAYRQSKARTGRYTRADWEAIKAEMQGIQGQYVALMDAGAAPHSPQAQAVAAQHHAHIHSRYYDAPPAMMRGLAQMWVQDERFTRTIDQARPGLAAYQSAAVTAWADAQEAQD, encoded by the coding sequence GTGGGCGAGGTTTCGGGGCTGACCCGCATCAGCGTGCGCACCCTGCACCACTACGACGAGATTGGGCTGCTGCGCCCCAGCGAGCGCAGCGAGGGCAATTACCGCCTGTACACCCCCGCCGATCTGGCCCGGCTGCGCGCCGCGCTGACCTACCGCCAGCTGGGCTTTCCCCTGGCCGAGGTCACGCGCCTGCTGGACGCCCCGCCCGCCGAGCAGCGCCGCGCGCTGGAAACGCAACTGCTGCTGCTGCAAGAAGGGCAGCGGCGCACCCAGGCCACCATTGACGCCGTTCAGGCGATGCTGAACGCACCAGGAGCACCCATGAGCAATGAAGACGTGAAGGCCGTGTTTGACGGCTTCGATCCCGAACAGTACGAACCCGAGGTCCAGGCCCGCTGGGGTGAGACTGACGCCTACCGTCAGAGCAAGGCCCGCACGGGCCGTTACACCAGGGCCGACTGGGAGGCGATCAAGGCCGAGATGCAGGGCATCCAGGGGCAGTACGTGGCCCTGATGGACGCGGGCGCGGCGCCCCACAGCCCGCAGGCGCAGGCGGTGGCCGCCCAGCACCACGCCCATATCCACAGTCGCTACTACGACGCCCCCCCCGCCATGATGCGCGGCCTGGCCCAGATGTGGGTGCAGGACGAGCGCTTCACCCGCACCATTGATCAGGCCCGCCCGGGGCTGGCCGCCTACCAGAGCGCGGCCGTGACCGCCTGGGCCGACGCCCAGGAGGCCCAGGACTAA
- a CDS encoding helix-turn-helix transcriptional regulator: MSVPLQPHDEVPLPEQLFRLSRLLRTAPRSAEDLAVATGQSPETTQAQLGLLQTLEPTLQVLPGTPPLYVITGDWTAAERLTLRRGLGALAERGAEPTAPLRELAARLSAPLPAHVQAALPPLAVPAQQPLHLAEVLPLVTQAWLDGRGLRFDYLRPGRAHSRRRVTLQPVLVHAHPVTLEPLLTGRETTGRRAQRTFRLGRMLGVTVLEGAPTPAPVPAPPTPQGPSLTAQLRFVGRARLQVLEGRFAHLSEPLIHADGSVEVTLQAPAGSRSVLPWLLSWGAGVQVLGPAPLREQWQTELRAALAAAEAAPPADAGAA; the protein is encoded by the coding sequence ATGTCGGTGCCCCTCCAGCCACACGATGAAGTTCCACTTCCTGAGCAGCTGTTCCGCCTTTCGCGGCTGCTGCGCACGGCCCCCAGGTCGGCTGAAGACCTGGCCGTTGCCACCGGGCAATCGCCCGAGACCACGCAAGCCCAGCTAGGACTGCTGCAGACCCTGGAACCGACCTTGCAGGTGCTGCCGGGCACGCCGCCGCTGTACGTGATCACCGGGGACTGGACGGCCGCCGAGCGCCTGACCCTGCGCCGGGGCCTGGGCGCCCTGGCCGAACGCGGCGCCGAACCCACCGCGCCGCTGCGCGAGCTGGCCGCGCGCCTGAGTGCCCCGCTGCCCGCCCACGTTCAGGCGGCGCTGCCCCCGCTGGCCGTTCCCGCCCAGCAGCCCCTGCACCTGGCCGAGGTGCTGCCGCTGGTCACCCAGGCGTGGCTGGACGGCCGGGGCCTGCGCTTTGACTACCTGCGGCCGGGCCGCGCCCACTCGCGGCGGCGCGTGACGCTGCAGCCCGTGCTGGTGCACGCGCACCCGGTCACGCTGGAGCCGCTGCTGACGGGCCGCGAGACCACTGGGCGCCGCGCGCAGCGCACCTTCCGCCTGGGCCGCATGCTGGGGGTGACGGTGCTGGAGGGGGCCCCCACTCCGGCGCCTGTGCCGGCCCCGCCCACGCCGCAGGGCCCAAGCCTCACCGCGCAGCTGCGTTTTGTGGGGCGGGCCCGTCTGCAGGTGCTCGAAGGCCGCTTTGCCCATCTGAGTGAGCCTCTTATCCATGCCGACGGCAGCGTGGAGGTCACCCTGCAGGCGCCAGCTGGCAGCCGCAGCGTGCTGCCCTGGCTGCTGAGCTGGGGCGCTGGGGTTCAGGTGCTAGGCCCCGCGCCCCTGCGCGAGCAGTGGCAGACCGAGCTGCGCGCCGCGCTGGCCGCTGCCGAGGCCGCGCCGCCAGCCGACGCTGGGGCTGCCTGA